Proteins from one Novosphingobium pentaromativorans US6-1 genomic window:
- a CDS encoding sulfatase family protein — MNRSGNLLKRIALAGCAAFATLPLASTALTAREAPVASTATHEATHPNMIFVLVDDLRFDAMGFLTPGLKTPNIDYLAKHGTYFPNAVVTSSLCSPSRATILTGQTARNHRVIDNNNSSEEGLIFFPSYLQKAGYQTSFFGKWHMGNDTDAPRPGFNRWVSFKGQGTYLPTDQLSPAQIAAGQRQMLNVDGTEVKRKGYITDELTDYAMDWLENGRDKSKPFFLYLSHKAVHSDTVPAKRHEHQYDDLPIELPDTMADTPENRKGKPVWVQNQRNSWHGADFPYHTNVDLTEVVRSYYETLSSVDDSLGRILKYLRSNKLDKKTMIVFYSDNGFLFGDHGLIDKRNAYEPSVRVPMVVWAPGLVPQDVTNPALVRNLDLAPTFLDLAGVDKPGQMEGSSFLSLAEGKTAPSEWKPGDFVYEYYWEWSFPQTPTTFAIERNRIKYIQYHGVWDIEELYDLGKDPEEKVNLINDPDYLDEKVALRNALFDELANGKGDHVVPYTRKTSAGIVNRDINGTRAADFPPDWYVKPNLPSRMNGLFPDTEEKLEADKAGRPYFPKGAH, encoded by the coding sequence ATGAACCGTTCCGGCAACCTGCTGAAGCGTATTGCCCTGGCGGGCTGCGCGGCCTTCGCCACCCTGCCGCTTGCCTCGACCGCTCTTACCGCCCGGGAAGCGCCGGTTGCATCGACAGCGACACACGAAGCGACGCATCCCAACATGATCTTCGTCCTTGTCGACGATCTGCGCTTCGATGCCATGGGCTTTCTCACGCCCGGGCTGAAGACGCCCAATATCGACTACCTTGCCAAACATGGCACCTATTTCCCGAACGCGGTTGTCACCTCGTCGCTGTGCAGTCCCAGCCGCGCAACGATCCTGACCGGGCAGACGGCGCGCAATCATCGTGTCATCGACAATAACAATTCCTCGGAAGAGGGCCTGATCTTCTTTCCCAGCTACCTGCAGAAGGCGGGCTACCAGACCAGCTTCTTCGGCAAGTGGCACATGGGGAATGACACGGACGCTCCGCGCCCCGGATTTAACCGATGGGTCAGCTTCAAGGGGCAAGGAACCTACCTGCCGACCGATCAGCTATCCCCAGCGCAGATCGCCGCAGGCCAACGCCAGATGCTCAACGTCGATGGCACAGAGGTCAAGCGCAAGGGCTACATCACCGACGAGCTGACTGACTATGCCATGGATTGGCTGGAAAACGGGCGTGACAAGTCGAAGCCCTTCTTCCTTTACCTTAGCCACAAGGCAGTCCACTCCGATACGGTCCCGGCCAAGCGCCACGAACACCAGTACGACGATCTGCCGATCGAGCTGCCCGATACCATGGCCGATACGCCCGAGAACCGGAAGGGCAAGCCGGTCTGGGTCCAGAACCAGCGCAACAGCTGGCACGGCGCCGATTTTCCATACCACACCAATGTGGACCTGACGGAGGTCGTGCGCAGCTACTATGAGACGCTCTCATCCGTCGACGACAGCCTTGGCCGTATCCTCAAGTATCTGCGCTCCAACAAGCTCGACAAGAAGACGATGATCGTCTTCTATTCGGACAACGGCTTTCTTTTCGGCGATCACGGGTTGATCGACAAGCGCAATGCCTATGAACCTTCGGTGCGTGTGCCGATGGTGGTCTGGGCTCCGGGCCTTGTTCCCCAGGATGTTACCAACCCGGCGCTCGTGCGCAACCTGGACCTTGCTCCCACGTTCCTCGATCTCGCGGGGGTCGACAAGCCGGGCCAGATGGAGGGCAGCAGCTTCCTCTCCCTGGCCGAGGGCAAGACCGCGCCGTCAGAGTGGAAGCCGGGGGATTTCGTTTACGAGTATTACTGGGAGTGGAGTTTCCCGCAGACGCCCACGACGTTTGCGATCGAACGCAACCGGATCAAGTACATCCAGTACCACGGCGTCTGGGATATCGAGGAGCTCTACGATCTCGGCAAGGATCCTGAGGAAAAAGTCAATCTGATCAACGATCCCGACTATCTCGATGAGAAGGTCGCGCTGCGCAATGCCCTGTTCGATGAGCTTGCGAACGGGAAGGGCGATCATGTCGTTCCCTACACGCGCAAGACCAGCGCGGGCATCGTCAATCGCGACATCAATGGCACGCGCGCGGCTGACTTCCCGCCCGATTGGTACGTCAAGCCGAACCTGCCGAGCAGGATGAACGGCCTGTTCCCCGACACCGAGGAAAAGCTCGAGGCCGACAAGGCAGGGCGGCCCTATTTCCCCAAGGGAGCACACTGA
- a CDS encoding sulfatase-like hydrolase/transferase, with the protein MMDRLNRREAVARLGLLLGASTLSSACASLPLAAGAKRPNIVLVVLDDTGFSDFGCFGAEIRTPAIDALAASGLRYSHFDTRAICSPTRAALLSGRNSHTMNMLDLTAGGKTPRANVPGVLRQNARLLPAVLKDAGYVTLGVGKWHLSPAWEDGAPGNNANWPLQRGFDQFYGFIGGWQDQYRPELIDGNRNIGKPDDPGYHFSSAIVDEAIARIDKLDAKDPFFLYLAFGATHSPVQVREEWIDRYAGVYERGWDAIREERLARQKRMGLVPPETELPPHDPRDRQWSSLSDNERQVYARFMATYAGFLEHADAQLGRLVEDLKQRGEYENTLFVVLSDNGPSSEGGETGSFGRLYPPEPADPDALIDRMPAIGREQIAMQVPWTIASATPYRRYKSWPYLGGVRAPLIVSWAAGNLEAGAIRHQAVDDIDIAPTLAQLAGASFAVPDGEAVQIPLAGRTITATMASASAPSPRPVQYFELRGNRAIRAGHWRAVAVHRLGTPFETDEWRLFDMDNDPNESRDLSATNPEKLAELKALWESEARRYGVTLTEGPDYMRQYDVYADEFDTGRETNNKETKQ; encoded by the coding sequence ATGATGGACCGTCTGAATCGACGCGAGGCCGTCGCCAGGCTTGGCCTCCTGCTTGGCGCTTCCACGTTGAGCTCCGCCTGTGCATCGCTTCCGCTTGCAGCGGGGGCCAAGCGGCCCAACATCGTTCTGGTCGTGCTCGACGATACCGGTTTCTCCGATTTCGGCTGCTTTGGCGCCGAAATCCGCACTCCGGCAATCGATGCGCTGGCAGCCTCTGGCCTGCGCTATTCGCACTTCGATACCCGGGCGATCTGCTCGCCGACGCGTGCAGCGCTGCTTTCTGGCCGCAACAGCCATACCATGAACATGCTGGACCTTACTGCAGGCGGCAAAACACCGCGCGCGAATGTGCCGGGCGTCCTGCGACAGAACGCGCGGCTGCTGCCCGCGGTCCTCAAGGATGCCGGCTATGTCACGCTGGGTGTAGGCAAGTGGCACCTGAGCCCTGCTTGGGAAGACGGGGCACCCGGAAACAACGCCAACTGGCCGCTGCAACGCGGGTTCGATCAGTTTTATGGTTTCATCGGGGGCTGGCAGGACCAGTATCGTCCCGAATTGATCGATGGCAACCGCAACATCGGCAAGCCGGACGATCCCGGATATCACTTCTCGTCCGCGATCGTGGATGAAGCGATTGCGCGGATAGACAAGCTGGATGCAAAGGATCCGTTCTTCCTCTATCTCGCCTTCGGCGCGACGCATTCGCCTGTCCAGGTTCGCGAGGAGTGGATCGATCGTTACGCAGGCGTCTATGAGCGTGGCTGGGATGCGATCCGGGAAGAACGCCTTGCGCGTCAGAAGCGCATGGGACTGGTGCCGCCGGAAACCGAGCTGCCGCCACATGATCCCCGTGATCGACAATGGTCTTCACTGTCGGACAACGAACGGCAGGTCTACGCCCGCTTCATGGCGACTTATGCGGGTTTCCTTGAGCACGCCGATGCGCAACTCGGCAGGCTGGTGGAAGACCTCAAGCAGCGCGGGGAATACGAGAATACACTTTTCGTCGTCCTGTCTGACAATGGCCCTTCGTCCGAAGGCGGCGAGACCGGTTCCTTCGGCCGCCTCTATCCGCCTGAGCCGGCAGACCCTGATGCCCTGATCGATCGCATGCCCGCAATCGGACGGGAACAGATCGCCATGCAGGTGCCATGGACGATCGCCAGCGCAACGCCCTATCGCCGATACAAGTCGTGGCCCTATCTTGGCGGCGTTCGTGCGCCCCTTATCGTCAGCTGGGCTGCCGGTAATCTGGAGGCCGGCGCAATTCGGCACCAGGCCGTCGACGACATCGACATCGCTCCCACCCTTGCGCAGCTGGCCGGGGCGAGCTTTGCCGTGCCTGACGGGGAGGCGGTCCAGATTCCCCTGGCGGGCCGCACGATCACCGCGACAATGGCTTCGGCCTCGGCGCCGTCGCCCCGTCCGGTCCAGTACTTCGAACTGCGCGGCAACCGCGCGATCCGTGCCGGCCACTGGCGTGCAGTTGCCGTTCATCGCCTCGGCACTCCGTTCGAGACCGACGAATGGCGGCTGTTCGATATGGACAATGACCCGAACGAATCCAGGGACTTGTCCGCGACCAACCCGGAAAAGCTCGCCGAATTGAAGGCCCTGTGGGAAAGTGAGGCACGGCGCTACGGCGTCACCTTGACCGAGGGGCCAGACTACATGCGCCAGTACGATGTCTACGCTGACGAGTTCGACACAGGGCGCGAGACGAACAACAAGGAAACCAAGCAATGA
- a CDS encoding glycoside hydrolase family 3 protein, whose product MAGHPLAGAERIAQPRIVSRSIPVIEVDGLQFRDLDRNGTLTAYEDWRLSPDERAADLLSRMTIEEKAGQMVFANAFSNAPFGQPASGYAMGAVSHLVVGQGITHFNSMLVLPLGQLAEANNTLQDAAEKGRLGIPAVIATDPRHHIASTIGAGVQSGGFSAWPDTTGFAGLGDMALVSQFASTVRRDLRATGFSMLLGPQLDLATEPRWARISGSLGESATSAAPLAAALVEGLQGSADGPTRDGLATVAKHFVGYGAAKDGWDAHNRYGRFAAIDETELNDHLRPFEAAFAVHPSAVMPAYTIAQGLTVDGQAVEPVGAAYSKVLVHDLLRTRFGFDGVVLTDWGVTEDCGEICRNGFPKGERPSFEGMSTAWGVEDLSRPERFARAVSAGVDQFGGVMDTAALLEAIRAGLVTPSQVDEAVGRILRQSFRLGLFEAPFVDPAEAERTAGTSQDRQAARLAQGRVMVRLEDDGSIAGTTSGRVWLHNVDPAAARAAGYEVVEDPAKADFAVLRTAAPHEMLHPGYFFGSIQHEGSLAFAPGDPDIAAIEALPPGLPLAVSIYLDRPAIVTPLKRRANLLLADFGAGDAALFDVLAGRTKAEGTLPFELPSSMDAVEAQRPGTPADSERPLYPLHYYKKN is encoded by the coding sequence GTGGCCGGGCATCCACTCGCTGGCGCGGAACGGATAGCGCAGCCTCGCATCGTCTCTCGGTCGATTCCAGTCATCGAGGTGGACGGCCTGCAATTCCGCGATCTCGATCGGAATGGGACGCTCACGGCTTATGAAGACTGGCGTCTTTCACCGGATGAGCGCGCTGCCGATCTTCTCTCCCGCATGACGATCGAGGAGAAGGCCGGGCAGATGGTATTCGCCAATGCCTTTTCGAACGCACCTTTCGGGCAGCCGGCCAGCGGGTATGCCATGGGCGCCGTATCGCACCTGGTTGTTGGCCAGGGCATCACGCATTTCAATTCGATGCTGGTCTTGCCGCTGGGGCAGCTGGCCGAAGCGAACAACACGTTACAGGACGCAGCGGAAAAGGGACGGCTCGGCATTCCCGCCGTCATCGCCACCGATCCGCGACATCACATTGCCAGCACCATTGGCGCCGGCGTGCAAAGCGGCGGCTTCAGCGCCTGGCCCGATACGACCGGATTTGCCGGTTTGGGCGATATGGCCCTTGTCAGCCAGTTCGCTTCAACCGTTCGCCGGGATCTGCGCGCGACAGGTTTTTCAATGCTCCTGGGCCCGCAGCTTGACCTGGCCACTGAGCCTCGCTGGGCGCGGATCAGCGGATCGCTGGGAGAAAGCGCGACCAGCGCCGCGCCGCTTGCGGCAGCGCTGGTAGAGGGCCTGCAGGGCAGCGCGGACGGTCCCACCCGCGATGGCTTGGCAACCGTGGCCAAGCACTTCGTCGGCTATGGGGCGGCCAAGGACGGTTGGGACGCGCATAACCGCTACGGACGTTTCGCTGCGATCGATGAAACAGAACTCAACGATCACCTCCGGCCCTTCGAGGCGGCATTTGCGGTGCATCCCTCTGCAGTGATGCCTGCCTATACGATCGCGCAAGGACTGACGGTCGACGGGCAGGCTGTAGAGCCGGTCGGCGCCGCGTACAGCAAGGTGCTGGTCCATGACCTGCTGCGCACCCGTTTCGGTTTCGACGGCGTCGTGCTGACGGACTGGGGCGTGACCGAGGACTGCGGCGAGATCTGCCGCAACGGTTTTCCCAAGGGCGAGCGGCCCAGCTTCGAAGGCATGTCGACGGCCTGGGGCGTGGAAGACCTGAGCCGTCCCGAGCGCTTTGCGCGGGCGGTTTCGGCAGGGGTGGACCAGTTCGGCGGCGTAATGGATACCGCGGCACTGCTGGAAGCCATTCGCGCCGGCCTTGTCACTCCGTCTCAGGTCGACGAAGCCGTAGGCCGCATTCTGCGACAGAGCTTCCGGCTGGGTCTGTTCGAGGCACCTTTCGTCGATCCGGCGGAGGCCGAACGAACCGCAGGAACTTCGCAAGACAGACAGGCTGCGCGCCTGGCCCAGGGCCGTGTGATGGTGCGACTGGAGGATGACGGCAGCATCGCGGGCACAACTTCCGGGCGGGTCTGGCTGCATAATGTCGATCCGGCCGCTGCCAGGGCTGCCGGGTACGAGGTCGTCGAAGACCCTGCAAAGGCAGACTTTGCGGTGTTGCGCACGGCAGCGCCGCACGAAATGCTTCATCCCGGATATTTCTTCGGCTCGATCCAGCATGAAGGCAGTCTTGCCTTCGCGCCTGGCGATCCGGACATTGCCGCGATCGAGGCGCTTCCGCCCGGCTTGCCGCTGGCCGTTTCGATTTATCTGGACCGGCCGGCCATCGTGACGCCGCTCAAGCGCAGGGCCAATCTGCTTCTCGCCGATTTTGGCGCTGGCGATGCCGCACTGTTTGACGTTCTCGCCGGGCGAACAAAGGCCGAAGGCACGTTGCCCTTCGAGCTTCCCTCCTCAATGGACGCGGTCGAGGCACAGCGCCCCGGCACACCCGCTGACAGCGAACGGCCACTCTATCCTCTCCACTACTACAAGAAGAACTGA
- a CDS encoding LysR family transcriptional regulator — protein sequence MRFRGLDLNLIHVLDILLDERSVSRAARKLNLSQPAVSAALSRLREYFHDELLIPVGRQMVPTAFSASLRPTVREMLGKAEQLTSATHQFEPATSRRRFRIGASDYVLMVVIAPMLRRLLVEAPGLEFEIIPPGVGIGERLDSGDIDVIISPAQFLDERHPVTLLFHDTHVILGAAENPVMATPPDIDRFCSAKQVTVSVGPHQELTFAERHLQPYRQKRRLEVFITSFSALGQVLAGTDRIAVVQRRLAEVFVESHPLVIQPLPIALPPMEEVAQIHATRVDDAGIRWLLAELQFQATGERPSGPVA from the coding sequence ATGCGTTTTCGCGGACTCGACCTGAATCTCATCCACGTTCTCGATATCCTGCTGGACGAGCGCAGCGTGTCACGTGCCGCCCGCAAGCTCAACCTCAGCCAGCCTGCGGTCAGCGCTGCGCTGTCCCGGCTGCGCGAATATTTCCATGACGAGCTTCTCATTCCGGTCGGACGACAAATGGTTCCCACTGCCTTTTCGGCCAGCTTACGTCCGACGGTCAGGGAAATGCTTGGCAAGGCAGAGCAGTTGACGTCGGCCACGCACCAGTTCGAACCTGCCACATCGCGGCGGCGGTTCAGGATCGGGGCGTCCGACTATGTGTTGATGGTCGTTATCGCGCCGATGTTGCGTCGCTTGCTGGTTGAGGCTCCCGGCCTTGAGTTTGAAATCATCCCGCCCGGTGTCGGCATTGGCGAGAGGCTCGATAGCGGTGACATCGATGTGATCATCAGCCCCGCGCAGTTCCTCGATGAGCGGCATCCGGTGACGCTGCTGTTTCACGATACTCATGTCATCCTGGGCGCGGCTGAGAATCCCGTCATGGCTACGCCCCCGGACATCGACCGGTTCTGCAGCGCCAAGCAGGTAACGGTGAGCGTGGGCCCGCACCAGGAGCTGACATTTGCCGAAAGGCATCTCCAGCCCTACCGCCAGAAGAGACGCCTGGAGGTGTTCATCACAAGCTTCAGTGCTCTGGGACAGGTCCTTGCAGGCACGGACCGGATTGCGGTTGTCCAGCGCCGACTGGCGGAAGTCTTCGTGGAATCGCATCCGCTCGTGATCCAGCCATTGCCGATTGCACTGCCGCCAATGGAGGAAGTGGCGCAGATTCATGCCACGCGCGTCGACGATGCCGGGATTCGTTGGCTTCTGGCCGAATTGCAATTCCAGGCAACGGGCGAGAGGCCATCCGGTCCGGTTGCCTAA
- a CDS encoding sulfatase, whose protein sequence is MTPHRNAQAAARLFKTPIQRWTSKIRLFACSGAVGMMALSAADVGNAATLTAAARGWHGTAGSAVDAPTVHTTSDQPQQHKRQNVLLIISDDLAARIGPYQADVRTPNLDRLASQGVTFDRAYSQFPWCAPSRASFLTGTRPDTTGVYNLWTPFRRKLPDIATLPQYFRQNGYFSGRVGKVFHQGVPGDIGTSGPDDPQSWDMVVNPSGRDRDAENGRLNDLTPGIPYGSALTYLADDGEDEEQTDGKVASEAIRMIEQHKDDPFFIAVGFYRPHVPEVVPKKYFDLYPLDRIKLAYETPETLAQVLPASKAWTPDNFGMTETEQREIIRAYLAATSFVDAQVGRVLDAVDRMGLADDTIVVFMSDHGFLLGEHGQWMKNILFEESAQVPLIIRVPGTKNAGEHSPRTVELLDIYPTLTQMAGLPHYNRNQGTSLAELLADPDSPSWAKPALSQVNGGRSVRTERWRYTEWEQGKDGRELYDHAADPLEHRNLADDPRYAQVVSLLRAMLPPGPVEKRMGSIGYDAARDCLLKPLGPRPDKADIDKPGVQRPCDMIDP, encoded by the coding sequence ATGACACCGCATCGCAATGCGCAGGCCGCTGCGCGGCTCTTCAAGACACCAATCCAGCGTTGGACCAGCAAGATCCGCCTCTTCGCCTGCAGCGGCGCGGTCGGCATGATGGCCCTTTCCGCGGCCGACGTTGGCAACGCCGCCACACTCACCGCTGCCGCGCGCGGCTGGCACGGCACTGCCGGCTCCGCGGTTGATGCCCCGACAGTCCATACCACTTCTGACCAACCCCAGCAGCACAAGCGCCAGAACGTCCTGCTGATCATCTCGGACGATCTGGCAGCGCGCATCGGCCCCTACCAAGCCGATGTCCGCACGCCCAATCTCGACCGCCTGGCCTCTCAAGGGGTAACCTTCGATCGGGCCTATTCACAGTTTCCATGGTGCGCGCCAAGCCGAGCCTCGTTCCTGACCGGAACCCGGCCCGATACGACTGGCGTCTATAACCTGTGGACGCCCTTCCGCAGAAAGCTGCCGGACATCGCGACCCTGCCCCAGTATTTCCGCCAGAACGGCTACTTCTCCGGCAGGGTTGGCAAGGTATTTCACCAGGGCGTGCCGGGCGACATCGGGACGAGCGGTCCTGACGACCCACAATCGTGGGACATGGTCGTCAATCCCAGCGGCCGAGACCGCGATGCGGAAAACGGCAGACTGAACGATCTCACTCCCGGCATTCCATATGGCTCTGCACTGACCTATCTCGCCGATGACGGCGAGGACGAAGAGCAGACCGATGGCAAGGTCGCCAGCGAAGCGATCCGGATGATCGAACAGCACAAGGACGATCCCTTCTTCATTGCCGTGGGCTTCTATCGACCGCACGTGCCCGAAGTGGTGCCCAAGAAGTATTTCGACCTCTACCCGCTCGACAGGATCAAGCTGGCATACGAAACTCCGGAAACGCTCGCGCAGGTATTACCAGCCAGCAAGGCCTGGACCCCCGACAATTTCGGCATGACCGAAACCGAGCAGCGGGAGATCATCCGCGCCTATCTTGCCGCAACCAGCTTCGTCGATGCCCAGGTCGGCCGCGTACTCGACGCGGTAGACCGGATGGGGCTTGCCGACGACACGATCGTTGTCTTCATGAGCGATCATGGCTTCCTGCTCGGCGAGCATGGGCAATGGATGAAGAACATCCTCTTCGAGGAATCTGCTCAGGTACCGCTCATCATCCGGGTCCCCGGCACGAAGAACGCAGGCGAGCATTCACCGCGCACCGTCGAACTGCTCGACATCTATCCGACGCTCACCCAGATGGCTGGCTTGCCGCATTACAACCGCAATCAGGGAACCAGCCTGGCCGAGCTACTCGCGGATCCCGACAGCCCCTCCTGGGCCAAGCCGGCGCTGTCACAGGTCAACGGCGGGCGCAGTGTCCGGACCGAACGCTGGCGCTATACGGAATGGGAGCAAGGCAAGGACGGCAGGGAACTCTACGACCACGCGGCGGATCCGCTTGAACATCGCAACCTTGCGGACGATCCGCGCTACGCGCAAGTCGTGTCGCTCCTGCGCGCAATGCTGCCTCCCGGCCCGGTTGAAAAGCGCATGGGCAGCATCGGCTACGATGCCGCTCGCGACTGCTTGCTCAAGCCGTTGGGACCACGCCCGGACAAGGCGGACATCGACAAACCCGGCGTCCAACGCCCGTGCGACATGATCGATCCGTGA
- a CDS encoding LLM class flavin-dependent oxidoreductase, whose translation MIKSWAFEFFFASREIEPIIQGAGANPSEEVCNEYASKIIPYFQDYVDLWASAEKLGFHGILMSEHHFGGGYSPSPNLLLPLIAERTKNIRIGVMGMVLPYHNAWRIVEEIGMLDILCGGRLEIGTSAGIPGEFKRIGLDPVEARARYDEALEILDAGIKNPVLTHHGKYWNFDELTLVPRPVQANPPVWTTVISVESARKAARRGSKIVTGFIPTEKVKEVFDAYNEEADKCGNPTGPDMCGLRRQVIFEIDEETAGKSEAFGEMFKSMIAKADDRMATSDRKALDSPGKHGYTIGKEEFIGGTPNQAADEIIEQCKESGAGHFQVVFSGDNTLQELAGNWELFGHYVIPKLNAA comes from the coding sequence ATGATTAAGTCATGGGCATTTGAATTCTTCTTTGCGTCGCGCGAGATCGAACCCATCATTCAGGGTGCAGGCGCCAATCCCAGTGAAGAAGTCTGCAACGAATATGCAAGCAAGATCATCCCTTATTTTCAGGATTACGTTGACCTGTGGGCCAGCGCAGAAAAGCTGGGTTTCCACGGCATTCTGATGAGTGAGCACCACTTCGGCGGCGGTTACAGCCCCTCGCCGAACCTGCTGCTGCCCCTGATCGCCGAGCGCACCAAGAACATCCGCATCGGCGTGATGGGCATGGTCCTGCCCTATCACAACGCATGGCGCATCGTCGAAGAAATCGGCATGCTTGATATTCTGTGCGGCGGGCGCCTTGAAATCGGTACTTCGGCCGGTATCCCTGGCGAATTCAAGCGTATCGGTCTGGATCCGGTCGAAGCCCGGGCCCGCTACGACGAAGCGCTGGAAATCCTCGATGCGGGCATCAAGAACCCCGTGCTGACCCATCACGGCAAGTATTGGAATTTCGACGAGCTGACCCTGGTGCCGCGCCCGGTTCAGGCCAATCCGCCGGTCTGGACCACGGTCATCAGCGTTGAATCGGCGCGCAAGGCAGCGCGGCGTGGATCGAAGATCGTGACCGGCTTCATCCCGACCGAGAAGGTCAAGGAAGTGTTCGACGCATATAACGAGGAAGCCGACAAGTGCGGCAATCCGACCGGTCCGGACATGTGCGGACTTCGCCGGCAGGTCATTTTCGAGATCGACGAGGAAACCGCGGGCAAGTCCGAGGCGTTCGGCGAAATGTTCAAGAGCATGATCGCCAAGGCGGACGATCGCATGGCGACCTCGGATCGCAAGGCGCTCGATAGCCCGGGCAAGCACGGCTACACGATTGGCAAGGAAGAGTTCATCGGCGGTACCCCGAACCAGGCGGCCGATGAGATCATCGAGCAGTGCAAGGAATCGGGCGCTGGCCACTTCCAGGTGGTGTTCTCGGGCGACAACACGCTGCAGGAACTCGCCGGCAACTGGGAACTCTTCGGTCACTACGTCATTCCGAAGCTCAACGCCGCCTGA
- a CDS encoding GMC family oxidoreductase: MQTFDYIIVGAGSAGCVLANRLSARPSARVLLIEAGLPDNSLMISMPKGFAKLVETTKYVRQFKTTPAADSWVRPETWPRGVMIGGSSSLNGMHYSHGQPEDFDAWVAQGCEGWGWDEISRCYREMEDNTVAGGGSAHPLRISQHPGRNPLDEALIESGVTVGLKRREDVNQPDQEGIGYMMRTIRDGKRESSATAFLDPVRNRPNLTVVTETLVERILFEGTRAVGVACRKKGRRVEYRAVSEVILSAGAVQSPQLLQLSGIGPVNTLKALGIDVLVESPGVGQNLRDHWAAMIQYRVDGRYSDNREYSGLRLIRNALQYLMFKRGVMAESPHEVTAYVRSRPELDRPDVQLFAGPFSLTRADEAGKFDFDKLDGMQVCAYQMRPETQGSIEIESTDAAVQPVIRPRYLGTDLDQSTAVSMVRYVRELFRQPALQQYVSDETLPGSEAQSDADILDSVRRTGTCLYHAIGTCKMGTDPLSVVDSNLKVRGVSGLRVVDGSVMPTLVSGFTNGPVMAMAWRAAELIQS, from the coding sequence ATGCAGACATTCGACTATATTATCGTGGGGGCAGGGTCAGCCGGTTGCGTTCTGGCCAATCGGCTTTCCGCCAGGCCTTCCGCGCGCGTTCTCCTGATCGAGGCGGGGCTGCCGGACAATTCCCTGATGATCTCGATGCCCAAAGGCTTCGCGAAGCTCGTCGAGACCACCAAGTACGTTCGCCAGTTCAAGACCACTCCGGCGGCGGACAGCTGGGTCCGGCCCGAAACCTGGCCGCGCGGGGTGATGATCGGGGGGTCCAGCTCGCTCAATGGCATGCACTATTCGCATGGTCAGCCTGAAGACTTCGATGCCTGGGTTGCGCAGGGCTGCGAAGGCTGGGGCTGGGATGAAATCAGCCGTTGCTATCGCGAGATGGAGGACAACACGGTCGCCGGGGGCGGCAGTGCCCACCCCTTGCGGATCAGTCAGCACCCGGGACGCAATCCGCTGGATGAGGCCCTGATCGAGTCTGGCGTGACGGTAGGCCTGAAACGGCGCGAGGACGTCAATCAGCCGGATCAGGAAGGCATCGGTTACATGATGCGCACGATCAGGGACGGCAAGCGCGAGAGTTCCGCGACGGCCTTCCTCGATCCGGTGCGGAACCGGCCGAACCTGACGGTGGTAACCGAGACATTGGTTGAACGGATCCTGTTCGAAGGAACCCGCGCTGTAGGTGTGGCTTGCCGGAAAAAGGGCAGGCGGGTCGAATACCGCGCCGTGAGCGAAGTAATCCTTTCGGCCGGGGCCGTCCAATCGCCGCAATTGCTGCAGCTTTCCGGCATCGGACCTGTCAATACGCTCAAGGCGCTCGGTATCGATGTCCTGGTCGAGAGCCCGGGAGTTGGCCAGAACCTGCGCGATCACTGGGCGGCGATGATCCAGTACCGGGTCGATGGTCGATACAGCGACAACCGTGAGTATTCGGGTCTGCGGCTTATCCGCAATGCCCTGCAATACCTGATGTTCAAGCGCGGCGTCATGGCTGAATCGCCGCATGAAGTTACTGCCTACGTTCGCTCGCGACCGGAACTGGATCGACCCGACGTCCAGCTTTTTGCCGGGCCGTTTTCCCTGACCCGTGCGGACGAGGCCGGAAAGTTCGATTTCGACAAGCTCGATGGGATGCAGGTCTGCGCCTACCAGATGCGGCCTGAAACCCAGGGATCGATCGAAATCGAATCGACCGATGCAGCAGTGCAACCGGTCATCCGCCCCCGCTATCTGGGCACGGACCTAGATCAGTCGACGGCGGTCTCGATGGTGCGATATGTGCGTGAGCTGTTCCGGCAACCGGCATTGCAGCAATACGTTTCCGATGAAACGCTGCCCGGGAGCGAGGCGCAGAGCGATGCCGATATTCTGGATTCGGTTCGCCGGACCGGAACGTGCCTCTATCATGCCATCGGCACCTGCAAGATGGGCACTGATCCGCTCTCAGTCGTGGACAGTAACCTGAAAGTGCGGGGCGTTTCGGGCCTGCGCGTCGTGGACGGCTCGGTCATGCCGACGCTGGTCTCCGGCTTCACCAACGGGCCGGTCATGGCGATGGCGTGGAGAGCGGCCGAATTGATCCAGAGTTGA